CCGGTGCCCTAGCGTGGACACCGTGAACGGGGAACGGGACGACGCGGTACGGGAGTTCGAGAGCCACCGGCAGCGGCTGTTCGCGCTGGCGTACCGGATGCTCGGGTCGGCCGCCGAGGCGGAGGACACCGTGCAGGACGCCTACCTGCGCTGGCACGGCACCGAACCGGGTCAGGTCGCCGCGCCCGGCCCGTGGCTGAACAAGGTGGTCGCCAACCTCTGCCTGAACCGGCTCGGTTCGGCCCGGGCCCGCCGCGAGGAGTACCCCGGCACCTGGCTCCCCGAGCCGGTCGCCACCGGGGCGCTCGGGCCGATGGAGCGGGCCGAGCAGCGCGAGGCGGTGTCCTTCGCGGTGCTCACCATGATGGAGCGGCTCTCCCCGCCCGAGCGGGCCGCCGTCGTGCTGCGCGACGCGTTCGCCTACAGCCACCGCGAGGTGGCCGGCGTCCTGGACTGCACCGAGGCCGCCGCCCGCCAGCTCTACCACCGCGGCCGCAAGCACCTGGCCGCCGACGCCCCGCACCCGGGCACCGTCGACGCCGAGCAGAACGCCGCCCTGCTCGGCCGCTTCCTGCGGGCCGCCTCCGACGGGGCGCTCGACCAGCTCGAACGGCTCCTCGCCGAACAGGTGGTGGTCTGGGCGGACGGCGGCGGCAAGGTCCGCGCCGCGCTCCGGCCGGTGCACGGCCGGACCAACGCCGCCCGCTTCCTGGCCGGTCTGTTCGAACGGTTCACCGACGGCGTCCGGTTCGAACTCGCCGAGGCCAACGGCACCGCCGTCCTGCTCGGCTGGGAGGGCGACGCGCTCACCTCCCTCGGCACGGTCGACGCCGGGCCCGACGGCGTCACCGTCGTCCGCATCCTGCGCAACCCGGACAAACTCGCCCACTACGCGCAGCGGCACCGCGCGCTGTCACAGAACGGCTGACCGTCCGGTTCCTACCTGGGAGAGCCCACGACCCCCTCCCCGGAAGGAACCCGGACCATGAACGACCGCACCGCCCCGCCCCTGCTGGTGACCGGCGCGACCGGCGTCCTGGGCCGCGAGGTGCTGCGCAGCGCCCGCGCCACCGGCCGCCCGGTCCGCGCGCTCACCCGGCGCACCGGCCTGCCCGCCGACGCCGACACCCACTGGCACACCGGCGACCTCACCGCCGGCACCGGCCTGGACGCGGCGTTCGCCGGCGCCGACGCCGTCATCCACTGCGCGAGCGACCCCCGGCACCCGGAGAACGACCTGCCCGCCTTCCGCCACCTGCTGGACGCCGCCCGGCGGGCCGGCGTCCGGCACGTGGTCAACGTCTCGATCGTCGGCGTCGACCTGATCCCGCTGAAGTACTACCGGATCAAGCTCCGGGGCGAGCAGCTCCTCGGCGCCTCCGGCCTCGGCTGGACCAACCTGCGCGCCACCCAGTTCCCCCAGCTCCTGGACGGCATGCTCGGCCCGCTCGCCAGGCTCCCCCTCGTCCCGATGGTCTCCCGCACCCCCGTCCAGCCGGTCCACCCCGCCGAGGTCGCCGCCCGGCTGGTCGAACTCGCCCTGGGCGAACCCGCCGGCCACGCCCCCGACTTCGCCGGCCCCGAGACCCGCCTCGCCACCGACCTCGCCGCCGACTGGCTCCGCAGCACCGGCCGCCGCCGCCCGGTGCTCCCGCTCCACCTGCCCGGCCGGGCCGGCCGCGCCCTGCGCGCGGGCGCCCTCACCGCCCCGCAGAACGCCTACGGCACCCGCACCTGGGCGGAGTTCCTCGCCGGAAAGTGACGGGCGGCGAGGCGCCGGGCGACGGAGTGCACCGGGCCGCGAGGCGCCGGGCCGCGCAGTGCCGGGCCGGGAGCTCACCGGAAGGCGGGCAGCGCCTCCCGCGCCCACTGCGCGAAGC
The window above is part of the Kitasatospora sp. NA04385 genome. Proteins encoded here:
- the sigJ gene encoding RNA polymerase sigma factor SigJ, with translation MNGERDDAVREFESHRQRLFALAYRMLGSAAEAEDTVQDAYLRWHGTEPGQVAAPGPWLNKVVANLCLNRLGSARARREEYPGTWLPEPVATGALGPMERAEQREAVSFAVLTMMERLSPPERAAVVLRDAFAYSHREVAGVLDCTEAAARQLYHRGRKHLAADAPHPGTVDAEQNAALLGRFLRAASDGALDQLERLLAEQVVVWADGGGKVRAALRPVHGRTNAARFLAGLFERFTDGVRFELAEANGTAVLLGWEGDALTSLGTVDAGPDGVTVVRILRNPDKLAHYAQRHRALSQNG
- a CDS encoding SDR family oxidoreductase is translated as MNDRTAPPLLVTGATGVLGREVLRSARATGRPVRALTRRTGLPADADTHWHTGDLTAGTGLDAAFAGADAVIHCASDPRHPENDLPAFRHLLDAARRAGVRHVVNVSIVGVDLIPLKYYRIKLRGEQLLGASGLGWTNLRATQFPQLLDGMLGPLARLPLVPMVSRTPVQPVHPAEVAARLVELALGEPAGHAPDFAGPETRLATDLAADWLRSTGRRRPVLPLHLPGRAGRALRAGALTAPQNAYGTRTWAEFLAGK